The nucleotide window aataaatcaccgACTGGGGGGGTCtaacccgcccccccaaaccccgtTATTCAGAGACGGTGTATAAAAAACGCGACAGAATAAACACAAACCCCGCTGTCGTCGGTAAACAACCGAGGTTTATAGAGCGGCGGACGCGTTAAACTGCCGTTTATGAAAACACAAGCTTCTGTAGGGCCGGGACGACACATTCTCGCACTCTTACGCTCGGCGTAATCGAGCCACGCGGGTTATCAGAAATGTGGTAAATCTGAAGCGAGAAAGAGCACAACAAGCTGTAAAGGGcaaaagaggagaggggagctGCGTATAGACTGACCTGGCTGTGTACCGTGTTGAGCTGGTGGTATAGACTGACCTGGCTGTGTACCGTGTTGAGCTGGTTGTTGAAGGTCATGGTGAGGTTGGTGGAGGTGCTGGGTGCCACGTGGGTGATGAAGGGGGTCTTGCTCTGGTTCACCGTGTCGTACATGTTCATCCTCCGCTTGCAGATTTCCATGTTCTGGAAACAGGACTTCACGCTGGGAGATGGCAGGTCATATTACAGGAAATTAGAAAACCTTTTGGGAGCAAGAACAtccccccaaactcccccctTAACTGCAAGTTGAAAAGGACTGTAACAGTGCCCAGTCCTCTGAAGAGTAgggtttttgaaatgttttcaatgctaagtcagtgttccagaactccattactttcaatcgccagtagtgattgtgacatcagcattagaatgttcagttaagaacattctaatcacatatttgtgaagtGACACCTTGAagggtaaaataacaaaatggcagaaacaCCATGTTCACCTCCCCTGACCTTCTACGTGTCTTCCATCTCCTTCAAGTAAAAATGAGCTGGCGGAGTGTATTTTTTCCCCGCATCCATTCAAAACCATCttcccccccaaataaataaatccataaaaataataattgtaattattacaacaaataaaattataatcatCTGGGTAGATTATTTTTGTGGGCGTTGCAGACcgatttttttgccttttataaaaataattatatgttGGACATCATTAGTGCAACATTAAAGCATTTACATTGACACTAAAGGGAACAACGCTATGTGTTCTGCCATTCCCATTCGCCCTTGGTTGCACGTGGCTGTCGATACTCGTGTAAAGTGGGCTGGGCCGCCCacggaagccccgcccccagccccgccccctctgaacCTTACTGCGCGCTGTGGGGGAAGCCCAGGAGGTGCGTCATGGCGGCGAAGGGGTGGTTCAGCGCCTCGACGGGCGTGATCCTCTTGTCGGCGTCGATGGTCAGCATCTTGGTCAGCAGGTCCACGAACTCCCGCCGGTCGGCCTTCTCCGCCAGCGCGTCGCCGCCCTCCAGGTCGCTCGCCATGTTCACCTGCGCGTGACGGACACCCCCACGAGAACCAATGACGCGGCCCGACGGCCTTTCGGCCTACGTTTGGACTCGGATGAACCCCTAGACTTAAACAGGCTACGCGTAGAGCGTCTTTGAGCTCGAGGGgggacatagctcaggaggcgAGAGCGGTTGTGTCTGGCAGTCGGGAGGGTTGCCGGTACGATCCCCCCCGCCCtggggcgtgtcaaagtgtccctgagcaagacacctaacctctgtgtttctgtgtgcgcgcgcgcgtgaaATAAAAGGCGTTATTCCCGTGCTCCCGTGTCAGTGGTCGGTCTGtgccaagagagagagagccgtacGCGGGCACGCGAACGCCGGCCCgcacggccccgccccgcccccacgccccccaacCAAACGCGCGCTGACCTCATTCTCTCCAGGAGCGCGACACGCAGCATCACCTTATGACACCCGCTCCGCAGGGCCAGTATTTATATACGTTACCTTTACTGAcgtgagactgagagagagagagagaggggagggagacagagaaagatggcggggggagagagaaagatagagagagaggggaagggagagagcatgagagagagagagagggagagtgcgtgacagagagagagagagagagacagaagtagagagtgagacacagagggagagagagagagagacagaaagatggagggagagatggtgacagagaaagagagagacagagagagcatgacagagagagagagagcgatagaggtAGAGAGCgtgacacaaagagagagatggagcgatAGAGGTAGAGAgcgtgacacagagagagagatggagcgatAGAGGTAGAGAgcgtgacacagagagagagagagcgatagagggagagagcgtgacacagagagagagagatagaaggagagagcatgatagagagagacagagcgacagagggagagagtgtgacacagagagagagagagagagagagagagagatagaaggagagagcgtgatagagagagacagagcgacagagggagagagcgtgacacagagagagagagatagaaggagagagcgtgatagagagagacagagcgacagagggagagagcgtgacacagagagacagagcgatagagggagagagcgtgacacagagagagagagatagaaggagagagcgtgacacagagagagagagatagaaggagagagcgtgatagagagagacagagggagagagcgtgatagagagagagagagggagagagcgtgaCCTCCCTCCGGTGTGGCGGGTGATGAGTCTGTCTCCTCTCTAATGCAGCGCCCGGGGTCAGGAGGTCACCGCGTCTCCACGGCGACCCATCTCTCTCCCGGGCTCCCGCATCCCTCACCGACTTCCACCATTTCCCAGGATGCACTTGGGCACGGGGGCCGATCCCATTCGCTGCCCCGAGCGCTCgagagtcacacagacacacggacctGCAGACCTCTACTTATTTACGCATGAGCTTCCCGGCTGGACAAAACACTGTCTCGTTTTTTTATGGATTCGGGCCTTCGAGATTCTTCCTTCCCGTGAGAAACATCAGCTTCTCTCACGCACTAGAGAGCTTTCAGCCCAAGAGCTGTCGGTGGCTTTTGCTGCGAGTAGAAGGGTTCGGAACGCCTGAGTTACGATTGGCCACTTCAaacaggaggaggaaaggaaTAAGCggcgaaaacctacaggatggcagatctccaggaacaaggttacCCACCGCTCCACAGTCCCAGGCTGAATGGTAGCAGGCGCCACCTGTTAGCATGCTAACAGCCGCCACACAGGTGACCGGGGTGAGGAAAGGAATAAGcggtgaaaacctacaggacggcagatctccaggaacagggttaccCACCGCTCTACAGTCCCACAGACTGAATGGTAGCAGGCGCCACCTGTTAGCATGCTAACAGCCGCCACACAGGTGACCGGGGTCTTTAACAGGACGCGCCCCTCAGCAGCCCAACAGCCacgtctgtacctgtgtgtccaTTCGCCAtaaaccccctccccacccaaacaaaaacacacccagGAAAGAGCAGGCGTACCTGGGCCATGTCGTCCAGGCAGTTGAAGATGTACTTGCGGGCCTCCTTCGACTTGATCCCCGTCTCCCCCTCGTGGTCCTCGGGCGTCTGTGGAGAACGAGAGGCATGATGTCATTCCGAAAACGATGCTCCGCGCGGAAAAAACGAAACTCGCCCCCTCTCGCCAGAAAACaggcccacttcctgttccgcCGCGCGCGCACAGGAAGTAGGCGAGCGGCTTCAGCCGCGCGTTAGTTACGCGGAGCGTCGCACGCTCGCGTTCGTTTTTCACCGCCGACGCAGCGTGACGTCAGCGCTCTGGGGGCGGTCTTCGGGGAGACGCGGCGGATTTGGGGCGCGGCGGGGAGACGGGTGCGGCTGCTAACCCGAGCCCGCCTGTTACGAAGCGCGCGCTGGCgatgggcgaggggggggcgggggcggaagTCTCGGAAATTCTACCGCGTGTTAAATTTCTCAGTTGCTCCAAGACGTGCCGCTGTTACCGAGCTACAGTCTCCCCCTTGCTGGCGAAAGGCGGGGTTTGCGCGCGGATGATGCGTGAGCGTGCTAGCCGCGCGCCGCGAGGGACCCCACCTTCAGTCTCCAGAGCGGGTAGGTGGAGTCGGGCTCCCGGTTGAAGAAGCGCGTGGTCTTCGTCCCCGCGCTCAGCAGGTACTCGGCCGGCAGCCCCTGGGTCTGAGAGATGTAGCGTATctggagggcgagagagagagagagagaaagacaccaATCAGGCGCCGCGTTACAAACCATCCCCACCAATCAGGCGCCGCGTTACAAACCATCCCCACCAACCAGGCGCTGCGTCACAAACCATCCCCACCAAGCAAGTGCTTCCATTTCAAGATCTACATTTGCTCCCCTGTCCacaacaaccctaaccctagcactGACGGCTACATGCTGTGCTAGTTCACCTTTAGCACCGACCGCTACACGCTGTGCTAGTTCACCTTTAGCACTGACCGCTACAAGCTGTGCTAGTTCACCTTTAGCACTGACCGCTACACGCTGTGCTAGTTCACCTTTAGCACTGACCGCTACACGCTGTGCTAGTTCACCTTTAGCACTGACCGCTACACGCTGTGCTAGTTCGCCTTTAGCACTGACAGCTACACGTTGTGCCAGTTCACCTTTAGCACTGACCGCTACACGCTGTGCCAGTTCACCTTTAGCACTGACCGCTACACGCTGTGCTAGTTAATCTTTAGCACTGACCGTTACACGCTGTGCTAGTTCACCTTTAGCACTGACCGCTACACGCTGCGCTAGTTCACCTTTAGCACTGACCGCTACACGCTGCGCTAGTTCACCTTTAGCACTGACCGCTACACGCTGTGCTAGTTCACCTTTAGCACTGACCGCTACACGCTGCGCTAGTTCACCTTTAGCACTGACCGCTACACGCTGCGCTAGTTCACCTTTAGCACTGACCGCTACACGCTGCGCTAGTTCGCCTTTAGCACTGACCGCTACACGCTGCGCTAGTTCACCTTTAGCACTGACTGCTACAAGCTGTGCTAGTTCACCTTAAGCACTGATCGCTACACGCTGTGCTAGTTCAGCTTTAGCACTGACCGCTACACACTGTGCTAGTTCGCCTTTAGCACTGACCGCTACACGCTGTGCTAGTTCGCCTTTAGCACTGACCGCTACATGCTGTGCTAGTTCACCTTTAGCACTGACCGCTACACGCTGTGCTAGTTCACCTTTAGCACTGACCGCTACACGCTGTGCTAGTTCACCTTTAGCACTGACCGCTACACATTGTGCCAGTTCACCTTTAGCACTGACCGCTACACGTTGTGCTAGTTCACCTGTAGCACTGACTGCTACACGCTGTGCTAGTTCACCTTTAGCACTGACCGCTACACGCTGCGCTAGTTCACCTTCAGCACTGACCGCTACACGCTGTGCTAGTTCACCTTTAGCACTGACCGCTACACGCTGTGCTAGTTCACCTTTAGCACTGACCGCTACAAGCTGCGCTAGTTCACCTTTAGCACTGACCGCTACACGCTGCGCTAGTTCACCTTTAGCACTGACCGCTACACGCTGCGCTAGTTCACCTTTAGCACTGACTGCTACAAGCTGTGCTAGTTCACCTTAAGCACTGATCGCTACACGCTGTGCTAGTTCAGCTTTAGCACTGACCGCTACACACTGTGCTAGTTCGCCTTTAGCACTGACCGCTACACGCTGTGCTAGTTCACCTTTAGCACTGACCGCTACACGCTGTGCTAGTTCACCTTTAGCACTGACCGCTACACGCTGTGCTAGTTCACCTTTAGCACTGACCGCTACACGCTGTGCTAGTTCACCTTTAGCACTGACCGCTACACATTGTGCCAGTTCACCTTTAGCACTGACCGCTACACGTTGTGCTAGTTCACCTGTAGCACTGACTGCTACACGCTGTGCTAGTTCACCTTTAGCACTGACCGCTACACGCTGTGCTAGTTCACCTTTAGCACTGACTGCTACACGCTGTGCTAGTTCAAATGCCAGTGTAAAAGCACTGCCCTGTTGCCTTAAAATCCACGCCTGGCTTAGACGTGTGCGATTATTTCCCATGTCCCCCACATCTCCAGTCTATTACTTTTGGAGATGGGAGAGACCAGTGGAAAGAGCACTCAAGGAGCTACAATCGAAGGTGGCAAATTATAAAAGCTCTTAGATTTCAGGACCCacggggtgagggggaggggagggggggagagagagaaaaggaaaaagaaaaagcaatatGGCCAGATCTTGTTCCGAGAAGGAGCACTATGTCCAGCTCTCTCCCATAAAACAAGATGTCTCCCCTCAGTCCGGAACAAAGGGAAACTCATTTATCCGGCTGTACGGACTCTGTGCTGCGTCAGGCCAGAGCAGCGGGTGTCCAATCGTGTGCCACGAAGGGCCGAGGGCATGcgggttttcattccaaccgaTCGGCGGGGGTGGTTTGCCGGTTGAAGGCGTGTTAATTAGCGAATCAGCGAATCGGCAGGCATAGCGAtcggttggaatgaaaaccaacacGCACCctcggccctccatggcacattGGGCACCCCCGgccttgggggaaaaaaaaccattgacgttgccccgccctcccctcccccgccccgccccccgacccCGCCTCACCTGGTCGTACTCGGACGCCCCCGGGTACAGCGGCCAGCCCAGGAAGAGCTCGGCGACGACGCAGCCCAGCGACCACGTGTCGATGGCCTCGGAGAAGGGCAGGCCCAGGATGATCTCCGGAGCCCTGGCGGGAGACACGGCAGGGTCGGCc belongs to Anguilla rostrata isolate EN2019 unplaced genomic scaffold, ASM1855537v3 scaf0166, whole genome shotgun sequence and includes:
- the LOC135246308 gene encoding homeodomain-interacting protein kinase 2-like isoform X1; amino-acid sequence: MADPAVSPARAPEIILGLPFSEAIDTWSLGCVVAELFLGWPLYPGASEYDQIRYISQTQGLPAEYLLSAGTKTTRFFNREPDSTYPLWRLKTPEDHEGETGIKSKEARKYIFNCLDDMAQVNMASDLEGGDALAEKADRREFVDLLTKMLTIDADKRITPVEALNHPFAAMTHLLGFPHSAHVKSCFQNMEICKRRMNMYDTVNQSKTPFITHVAPSTSTNLTMTFNNQLNTVHSQVSLYHQLNTVHSQAPHLAPSSSGAALSLAPPPDVSVLSYPPALCQPGAAVAPRSLPLQPAAPQLCAARPDPFQQALIVCPPGFQGLQASPSKHAGYSVRVENAVPMVTQAPPGAPPLQIQSGLLTQVRNPFPRGVPASCRPGDAQI
- the LOC135246308 gene encoding homeodomain-interacting protein kinase 2-like isoform X2 is translated as MADPAVSPARAPEIILGLPFSEAIDTWSLGCVVAELFLGWPLYPGASEYDQIRYISQTQGLPAEYLLSAGTKTTRFFNREPDSTYPLWRLKTPEDHEGETGIKSKEARKYIFNCLDDMAQVNMASDLEGGDALAEKADRREFVDLLTKMLTIDADKRITPVEALNHPFAAMTHLLGFPHSAHVKSCFQNMEICKRRMNMYDTVNQSKTPFITHVAPSTSTNLTMTFNNQLNTVHSQAPHLAPSSSGAALSLAPPPDVSVLSYPPALCQPGAAVAPRSLPLQPAAPQLCAARPDPFQQALIVCPPGFQGLQASPSKHAGYSVRVENAVPMVTQAPPGAPPLQIQSGLLTQVRNPFPRGVPASCRPGDAQI